In Nocardioides bizhenqiangii, the DNA window GCTGGAACCGTCGGAGTAGTCGATGCGGAGCCGGGCGATCAGCGACAGCTGGGTGCCGTAGACCCCTGGCCCCCACATGCCGACCTTTCCGGCCCACCAGCCATCGGCGAGCTCGGCGCCGAACACGTTCTCGCCGGAGGAGACCAGCTCGGTGACGTCGTACGTCTGGGCCTGGATCCGGTCGGTGTAGTCGGTGAAGCCGGGGGCCAGGAACTGGTCGCCGACCTTCTCGCCGTTGATGTTGAGCTCGTAGATCCCGCGGGCGGACGCATAGACCCGGGCCCGGGTGACGGTCTTGCCGTCCTCGGTGGAGAAGTCCCTGCGCAGCAGCGGGCGGTGGGCGTCGGTGGACTGGTAGAGGGCGTCGGTCGGCTTGTCGAAGACCAGTCCGCCATCGCCCCACTGGCCCGCGCTGAACGGGTTCCCGTTGGTGAAGTCGGTGTCGAGGAGGGTCTCGCCGGACTCCGCCACGACCTCGGCTCGGAGGACCGTGAACTTCTCGAAGCTGCCGTTGGCGTGGTCTGAACGGAACCCCACGAAGCCCTTCGCGTGACGGGCGTGGGTGCGGGTGTCGATCTGCTCGCCGTCGATGCTGGTGGTGATGGTGCTGCCGTCGACCTGCACGGTCATGGTGTGCTGGCCGGAGAGCAGCTCGTCGACCGAGACGACTGACGAGATGCTCTTGTTGTCGAGGAGCTGGTAGGCGCCGTTGACGCGCACGTGCGGCCGGAACCGGGGAGTGCCGTCGGCCACGCTGACCTGCCACATGTAGCCGTTGCCGGGCTGCGCCGCCCTGATGAACGCGGCGAACGCATGGTTCTGGATGGTGAAGTCGAACTCGGCGGTGTAGTCGGTCCAGCGGTCGACCTCGTTGCCCGGCGGCGCGCCGACCCACTCTGCGCTGCCCCAGTCGGACGCCGACAACATGCCGGTCTCGAACCAGGCCGGCTCGCTCCACGCCGACACCTCGCCGGTGCCGTCCCACACGCGGACCTGCCAGTAGTAACGCGTCTGCGCGGCGAGGGCGGGCCCGTCGTACGCCACGTCGACCTGGCGGCGGGACTCCACCTTCCCCGAGTCCCACACGTCCGCCGACGCCAGTGCCGACTCGCTGCCAGCGACCCGAAGCTCGTAGGCGGACTGCACCACGCTCCGTGTGGAGGCGGTCGAGGCCCAGCCGAACGAGGGCGGCTCCCCCGGGATGCCGAGGGGGTTCGTGCGCCCGTTCGTGGTGAGCGCTGCGACCTCGATACCCGAGGTGGCGCTCGTCGCCGCAGGAGCGACGGACACCTGGACCGCCACGGTGAGTCCGGCCACGAGCAACAGCGCGAGGACGAGAGGGAAACGACGGACACCCAGCATGAGGACTCCCAAAGGACTGAAACGATTCAGCGCCCAAACTAGGAAACCAGTGACCGTCCTCACAACCCCCTGGCCGGATCCGGCCAGTGCCCCGCCCACGGACGGCCAGTCCTGCGCCGACCCTTCGGCGGGCACGGACCAATGTCGAGTCTGATGGGATGGCTCCGACGTACGTGTGATGGGGGCCGACCTGCGGCCCCGACGACGCGAGGAGTCCTCGACATGAAGTTCGTGATTCTCATCCACTCGAATCCCCAGCCCTGGGGTCACCCGACGAGCGCGCACACAGCGGAGTACCAGGCGCTGCCCCAGGACAGGCAGGACGAGCTCGGGCGCCGGTGGGAGCGCGTGTTCGGTGACGCCGATGCCAAGGCCGAGATCGTCTACGGCTGCGCTCTCGGCGATCCGACCGCCTCCTTGATCTTCCGGCACGACCGAGAGCCGGTAGCCACGGACGGCCCGTACTCGGAGAGCAAGGAACACCTTGCCGGGTTCTTCCTCATCGACGTCGAGTCCGAGCAGCGTGCCCAGGAGATCGCCGAGGCGTTCTCCTGTCCCGGCGACACGGTCGAACTGCGCCCGACGATGAGGCCGGACAGCGAGTCCTGACCCTCGTGGACCCTGCGATCGGGGAGGTGTGGCGCCGCGAGGCGCCACACGTCCTCGCCGCCCTCCAGCGTCGGGGAGCCGCTCTCGAGGATGCTGAGGACGCCGCCCAGGAAGCGCTCCTGGCGGCGGCCGTGCAGTGGCCACGCGACGGCATGCCGACCAATCTTCGAGGCTGGCTGATACGCGTTGCGTCTCGCCGTCTCGTCGACGCTCAGCGCTCCGAAGCCGCCCGCCCGCGCCGTGAGCTCCAGACCGAGCAGGAACGGGCCGGCACGTGGAGCCAGCGAGCCCACGACCACGACGACTCGCTCCAGATGCTGGTCCTGTGCTGTCACCCGGCGCTGACCACGCCGTCGGCGGTCGCACTCACGCTGC includes these proteins:
- a CDS encoding YciI family protein — encoded protein: MKFVILIHSNPQPWGHPTSAHTAEYQALPQDRQDELGRRWERVFGDADAKAEIVYGCALGDPTASLIFRHDREPVATDGPYSESKEHLAGFFLIDVESEQRAQEIAEAFSCPGDTVELRPTMRPDSES